ATATAATTTGCATAAGTTATATACTTATTTTAAGGAGGAATTTTTGTGAATAGAATTAAGAAATTATTAGCACTTGGAGTGCTATGTATTATCGCTGGAGTTTTATTATATTTTTATCAAGACTCACTAGATTATGCAAATGTTGATTTAGTAAATAATAATATTATTGATGGTATGAGTGCCGTTGAAGCAGCTAAAACATTTTCTAATAATAATCAAAGTGAACTTACATTTTACATTATAAGTATTTTCTTCTTAGTATTTGGAGTAATTTTAACAAGTTATTCATCATTTACATTATATAAAAAAGTACGTAGATAAAATTAAAAGAACGTTTTTTAAGCGTTCTTTTTTTGATTATTTACTTTGACTATAAATATATCTGCTCCATACTATTGGACCTAGAATT
The Bacilli bacterium PM5-9 DNA segment above includes these coding regions:
- a CDS encoding NADH:ubiquinone oxidoreductase subunit 3 (subunit A) (product_source=COG0838; cog=COG0838; superfamily=81321; transmembrane_helix_parts=Inside_1_6,TMhelix_7_24,Outside_25_60,TMhelix_61_83,Inside_84_91) yields the protein MNRIKKLLALGVLCIIAGVLLYFYQDSLDYANVDLVNNNIIDGMSAVEAAKTFSNNNQSELTFYIISIFFLVFGVILTSYSSFTLYKKVRR